In Nocardia sp. NBC_00403, the DNA window ACCCGTTAGACGATACGGCGCGCCGTCACAACCATGTCGGGGCGCAGCGGGGTGTAGGAGACCGGGTCGCCCGACTGGACCGCATTCAGCAGCTTGCCGTCGCCTGCGTACATACCGACGTGGCCGCCGCCGTTGGTCACGACGATGTCACCGGGCTGCAGTTCGTGGAACGCCACCGGCGCGCCGACGTGCGACTGCTCGAAGCTGGTGCGGGGCAACTCGACTCCGGCCTGCCGGTAGGCCCACTGGACCAGACCCGAGCAGTCGAAGCTGTAGGGACCAGCGGCACCCCAGGAGTACTGGGCGCCGACCTTGGTCTTGGCCGCGTCGAGTGCGATGTTCGCAGGGGTGGATTGGAACATCCCCTGCAGGTTGGGCGCACCGAAGCTGGGCAGCTGCAGCTGCGGGGCGGCCATCGGGGCCTGCGGTGCCACCGGCATCGCGGTCAGGGCCTGCTGGATCTGCTGATTGAGCTGCTGAACCGGCTGCTCGAACTCCGGCGGGACGTCGAAGTCGCCGATACCGGGGATATTGATGGTGGCGGCCATCGCGGGGATCGCGGGCATCGCACCTGTCGATGCGGCCACCGCGCCCATGACGAGGGCACCCTTGACGGAATTCGGTAGCCGCGAATCCCGCTGCAAACTGTGTTTACCCACCGAGCTGAGTCTCCGATCTTGCTGCTCTCCCGCCGACCGGGTTAGCTGACGGGCTCGGACCGGGAGATCGGTCCTACCTCACCAACCGAAATGGCTTGTGAGGATTCACCCCAGACGAAACCTGTGGGTCCCCGGCACGACAGCCGAGAGCTGGTGGCCCCGACAGTCGATTAGGCGGTGACTCCCTGGCGCCGTTTCTCTTACGAAGCGACAGACTCCATGAAGTCACGAAGAGATTACGATGCGGGCGCGGTGTTGTCCAGCGCACAGCAAAACAGGTTCTGTGGTCTCGGCAAATTGCCTGCACGAACGGCCGGAAGAGCAACACGCCCGGATGATCACGACACGATATCGGCGGAATCGGTCCCGTTATCCAATCGACAGTCACACCCGGATCCGGTAGTGCGCGATCAAAATTCGGACGACTGCCCAGGATCGTCGCCGGAACGTTCGGACAGCGCTCGCTCGAGCCGATCGATGCGACGCCGCGCCTCGGCGAGGTCGACCTCGAGCTGACCGAGCGCCATGACCAGCGGTCCGACCGCAAGATCAGCGACGAGCTGCGGATCGTCGTACCCGCGCTCGATCGCGACCAGGATGTTGGAGCGGATGCGTCCGGCGACCGTCGCTCCGGCAGGCACGTTCCAGGACTCGACCACCTCGGCGGTGGTGGTGGGAGTGGATTCCTCGGACATGCCCCTCCATTCCTGCGCTGGACCGTTCAGCGAACGGCCACCAGCGTAGAGATTTCCGTGGCGATAGCAATAGTGCAATGACAACAAGGCAATTCGCGCCGCTAGCAATATCTAGGACGCGCCGTAGACATCCGCAGATTTATCGGAGATGACGCGCTACGGTGTGTGTGCATGGACCCCGTGCGGAATCCGTATGCCCCAGGAGCCGGACAACGCCCACCCGAACTGGCCGGACGCGACAAACAACTCACCGCCTTCGACATCGTGCTGGAACGCATCGCACGCAGCAGGCCGGAGCGCAGCGTGATGCTCACCGGACTGCGCGGCGTCGGAAAAACGGTACTGCTCAATCAGCTTCGCTCCGCCGCCGTCTCGCGCGGGTGGGGCACCGGCAAGATCGAGGCGCGTCCGGATCAGGAACTGCGGCGCCCGCTGTCCTCGGCGCTGCACATGGCGGTCCGTGCGGTCGCTATGGCGCACCAGAATCCGGAGCGAGTCGACGACTTCCTCGGCATCCTCAAGGCTTTCGCGCTCCGCTCCACCGCGGACAAGGGCATGCGGGAGCGCTGGCAGCCAGGCATCGACGTGCCCGCGGTGACCGGTCGCGCCGACTCCGGCGACATCGAAATCGACCTCATCGAACTGCTCAAAGAGGCGGCGGCGCTGGCCGGCGATATCGGCGTCGGCATTGCGATCTTCATCGATGAGATGCAGGACCTCGGCGCCGCGGACATCTCCGCCATCTGCGGCGCGTGCCACGAATTGAGCCAGGACGCAGCGCCACTCATCGTCGTCGGCGCCGGCCTCCCCCATCTGCCCGCAGTACTGTCGGCGTCGAAAAGCTACTCGGAGCGACTGTTCAGCTATCACCGCATCGACCGGCTCGATCGCGAATCGGCCGACCAGGCGCTCATGGCACCGGCCGAACGTGAGGCGGTGAAGTTCACCGACGAAGCGCTGGATGCCCTGTACCAAAGGGCAGACGGCTATCCATATTTCGTACAGGCGTACGGCAAGGCCGCTTGGGATCAAGCTCCGGAGAGTCCGATCGGCATCGAGGATGTCGAAGTGGCCGCACCGACCGCCGAGGAAGAATTGGCCGTCGGCTTCTTCGGATCTCGC includes these proteins:
- a CDS encoding C40 family peptidase: MGAVAASTGAMPAIPAMAATINIPGIGDFDVPPEFEQPVQQLNQQIQQALTAMPVAPQAPMAAPQLQLPSFGAPNLQGMFQSTPANIALDAAKTKVGAQYSWGAAGPYSFDCSGLVQWAYRQAGVELPRTSFEQSHVGAPVAFHELQPGDIVVTNGGGHVGMYAGDGKLLNAVQSGDPVSYTPLRPDMVVTARRIV
- a CDS encoding ATP-binding protein, with translation MDPVRNPYAPGAGQRPPELAGRDKQLTAFDIVLERIARSRPERSVMLTGLRGVGKTVLLNQLRSAAVSRGWGTGKIEARPDQELRRPLSSALHMAVRAVAMAHQNPERVDDFLGILKAFALRSTADKGMRERWQPGIDVPAVTGRADSGDIEIDLIELLKEAAALAGDIGVGIAIFIDEMQDLGAADISAICGACHELSQDAAPLIVVGAGLPHLPAVLSASKSYSERLFSYHRIDRLDRESADQALMAPAEREAVKFTDEALDALYQRADGYPYFVQAYGKAAWDQAPESPIGIEDVEVAAPTAEEELAVGFFGSRYERATPAEREYMRAMADLAGDDGPVATAAVATELGRKPASLSPARDGLIKKGLIYSAERGTIGFTVPHFGRYLRSV